The following nucleotide sequence is from Bacteroidales bacterium.
TAATACATACTGTATAGAGCGTTTCGATGAAGAATCGTACAAAAAAGCACTCGCTAAAATTGATGTGCATCAAAAGTCAATTGCAAAAGAATATTTATTACATTGGTACGACTTAACAAGAGCACTGCTGGAGTATAAAAAGATATATACGCAATTGGTACAAGCATGAGTCAAGCTAAAAAAATATTGTTTTTGTGCCCTTATCCTCAAAATACTGCACCAAGCCAGCGTTTGAAGTATGAGCAGTATTTTACTAGTTTTGAACAAGACGGTTTTCAGCTTTGTGTGTCGCCGTTTATCATCATGCCCTTTTGGAATATTTTATATAAAAAAGGCTATTGGTTTCAGAAAGTTTTTTATACTATTATAGGTTATTTTAGACGTATTTACGATTTGTTCCGCATACGCAGGTATGATATTGTGTATGTGCATTTATGGGTAACGCCTTTGGGGTTTCATTTATTTGAAATGATGGTCTGTTTGTTAGCCAAAAAAGTTGTTTATGATATGGACGATATGATTTTTTTGGGACATGCAAGTTATGCCAATAAGCCATTGAAGTTTCTTAAAGGTAAAATCAAGATTATTTATTTGTTGAAAAAAGCCGATTTTGTCATAACTAGTACCAAAGCCTTAGAAGATTTTGCCAAAGAATTTAATAATCATGTAATTGATATTCCAACCTCAATTGATGTGAATAAATATAAGCTCAAAGAAAATTACAATATTCAAAAAACAATGGTTTTGGGATATAGCGGAAGCCACAGCACATTGAAATACCTGAAATCGATAGAACCAGTATTTGAGCAATTATTGCAAAGAGGCGTCGATTTCAAGGTTTTGGTTGTAAGCAATTCAACTTTTTCATTCAACAACAAAAACATTCCTACAGAAGTAAGGTATTGGTCTTTAGCTGACGAACAGCACTTATTACATCAAATGGATGTGGGGTTATATCCATTGACCGATGAGCCATGGGTTTATGGCAAACGAGGTGGAAAAGCCTTATTATATATGGCAGTCGGTTTGCCCATTATAGCAACCGCTATTGGCTCTAATTTAGATACTTTCGTTGATGGAACAAATGGATTTTTAATCCCAGTTGGCGATAATGACAA
It contains:
- a CDS encoding glycosyltransferase family 4 protein, encoding MSQAKKILFLCPYPQNTAPSQRLKYEQYFTSFEQDGFQLCVSPFIIMPFWNILYKKGYWFQKVFYTIIGYFRRIYDLFRIRRYDIVYVHLWVTPLGFHLFEMMVCLLAKKVVYDMDDMIFLGHASYANKPLKFLKGKIKIIYLLKKADFVITSTKALEDFAKEFNNHVIDIPTSIDVNKYKLKENYNIQKTMVLGYSGSHSTLKYLKSIEPVFEQLLQRGVDFKVLVVSNSTFSFNNKNIPTEVRYWSLADEQHLLHQMDVGLYPLTDEPWVYGKRGGKALLYMAVGLPIIATAIGSNLDTFVDGTNGFLIPVGDNDKWVSRIIELKDNLSLRQSLGQQARKTIEERFSVEANKEWYLKVLNAVLKDKLSESS